The Montipora capricornis isolate CH-2021 chromosome 6, ASM3666992v2, whole genome shotgun sequence genome has a window encoding:
- the LOC138053969 gene encoding QRFP-like peptide receptor — MFVTNFTKEFSRKQNEACINEEDYYTKQPISMKMVKIVFMSIILLISLIGNTLIIVVVYKRKELRKTVNFFIVNMAVSDMIFPLIKIPVLLVNEATDSFRWQVRGATGLILCILLFLLWNISTTVSVQSLLWIAVDRFVAVVFPMKIKMISSRFRGVVIASTWIVAVVINLKDFYVVKVEKEVCVDDTEASMIYKVSSYVIIAGVWAAPLIVMTILYCAIGVTLLRRHKMVVRVNMIFMNQKNKRNYRAMKMSVCVMAAFYCCFVSHVAYLILKVSGKWELLVTDTTTFCSFPDLIWFLSHLGLFLSSITNPIICLVFVERYRRAIKDICFCLKSRESNRSDVENEKLAQITLQTIRVIPKNKSNLVYSESRETKHSVLG, encoded by the coding sequence ATGTTTGTTACAAATTTTACCAAGGAATTTTCAAGAAAACAGAACGAGGCGTGTATAAATGAAGAGGATTATTATACCAAGCAGCCTATTTCCATGAAAATGGTCAAAATCGTTTTCATGTCCATCATTTTACTGATCAGCTTGATCGGAAATACACTGATCATCGTCGTAGTTTATAAACGGAAAGAACTTAGGAAGACAGTGAATTTTTTTATCGTCAATATGGCGGTGTCCGATATGATCTTCCCTCTGATAAAAATTCCAGTCCTGTTGGTTAACGAAGCGACCGATTCTTTTCGATGGCAAGTTCGTGGAGCGACCGGGTTAATTCTTTGTATACTCCTTTTTCTTCTCTGGAATATTTCCACCACTGTTTCAGTACAAAGTCTTCTCTGGATTGCTGTAGATCGATTTGTGGCCGTGGTCTTTCCgatgaaaattaaaatgataTCATCGAGATTTCGTGGTGTTGTCATTGCTTCGACCTGGATTGTGGCAGTAGTAATCAATTTGAAAGACTTTTATGTGGTCAAAGTGGAGAAGGAAGTCTGCGTGGATGACACTGAAGCTTCTATGATTTATAAAGTTTCCTCATATGTAATCATTGCTGGTGTTTGGGCAGCTCCATTGATTGTCATGACAATTTTGTATTGTGCAATTGGAGTGACCTTGCTCAGAAGACACAAAATGGTTGTTCGTGTTAACATGATCTTCATGaatcaaaagaacaaaagaaattaccGAGCTATGAAGATGAGTGTATGCGTTATGGCGGCATTTTATTGCTGTTTCGTTTCTCATGTGGCATatttaattttgaaagtgtCTGGAAAATGGGAATTACTTGTTACCGACACAACAACGTTTTGTTCGTTTCCTGACTTGATCTGGTTTTTATCTCACTTGGGATTATTTTTATCCTCCATAACAAACCCAATAATTTGCTTAGTGTTTGTGGAACGATACCGTCGTGCAATAAAAGACATTTGTTTTTGCCTTAAAAGCAGAGAATCAAATAGAAGTGATGTTGAGAATGAAAAACTAGCTCAAATAACCCTGCAAACCATTAGAGTAATCCCAAAGAATAAAAGCAATCTTGTATATAGCGAatcaagggaaacaaaacactCAGTTTTAGGCTAA
- the LOC138052215 gene encoding acetyl-coenzyme A transporter 1-like — protein MITRSRGAEAARKNEELARYDRQEEDQLVVDFTTKKGMANGQADEVKLMEENVKPNLKGDKGKIALLVFLYVLQGIPLGLAGAMPMLLQTRKIAYKDQATFSFVFWPFSTKLLWAPIVDTAYFSSFGRRKTWLVPVQYLIGIFMLVLSQHIEELMGEKTEEGPSILSLTAIFFCLNFLAATQDIAVDGWALTMLSRKNVGYASTCNSVGQTAGYFMGNVVFLALTSADLSNKYLRTEPQSTGVVTFSGFFYFWGIVFLVCTTLVGLFKREKSEKELHGEEAVEGIVDGYKTLVKIMRRPSILKFIFVLLTIKIGFSAADSVTGLKMIEAGVPKENLALLAIPMVPIQILLPVYISRYTAGPRPLDVFIKAMPYRLFMGIVFMLCVWWANIVRGPGQEAYPIYFYATILLVYAVHQVSLYCMFVSGMAFHSRISDPRVGGTYLTLLNTAANFGGNWCQTLALWMVDGLTWTTCVGASITGNCSGKINAKACTDAGGVCETLIDGYYVESIICVVLGFLWLRWKGQKTRSLQDLPESVWKYQ, from the exons CAAGATCGCGAGGCGCAGAGGCAGCGAGAAAAAACGAAGAGTTGGCTCGATATGATCGTCAAGAAGAAGACCAACTCGTAGTTGATTTTACCACGAAAAAAGGAATGGCAAACGGACAAGCGGACGAAGTCAAATTGATGGAAGAAAAcgtaaaaccaaatttaaaaGGAGATAAAGGGAAGATAGCCCTTCTTGTGTTTCTGTATGTTTTACAGGGCATTCCCCTCGGATTGGCCGGCGCCATGCCGATGTTGCTACAAACACGGAAAATAGCTTACAAAGACCAAGCTACGTTTAGCTTTGTGTTTTGGCCGTTTAGTACAAAGCTTTTATGGGCTCCCATCGTCGACACGGCGTACTTTTCTAGCTTTGGACGAAGGAAAACTTGGCTTGTGCCAGTGCAATACTTGATCGGGATTTTCATGCTTGTGTTATCTCAG caTATTGAAGAATTAATGGGTGAAAAAACTGAGGAGGGCCCAAGCATTTTGTCCTTAACTGCTATCTTCTTCTGCCTCAACTTCCTTGCTGCAACTCAAGACATTGCTGTGGATGGCTGGGCCCTCACTATGTTATCTCGCAAGAATGTTGGTTATGCATCCACTTGCAACAGTGTAGGTCAGACAGCGGGATATTTCATGGGAAATGTTGTGTTCTTGGCTTTAACATCTGCTGACCTAAGTAACAAGTATCTTAGAACTGAACCTCAGTCAACAGGAGTTGTAACGTTTTCTGGATTCTTTTACTTTTGGGGAATTGTATTCCTAGTTTGCACAACATTAGTTGGATTGTTTAAGAGAGAAAAGTCAGAAAAAGAACTTCATGGAGAGGAAGCAGTGGAAGGAATTGTGGATGGCTATAAAACATTGGTAAAAATTATGCGCCGTCCcagtattttaaaatttattttcgtTCTTCTCACTATTAAG ATTGGCTTCTCAGCTGCTGACTCAGTAACTGGCCTCAAAATGATTGAGGCAGGTGTTCCCAAAGAAAACCTTGCTCTCCTTGCCATTCCAATGGTTCCAATTCAGATTTTACTTCCAGTTTACATCAGCAGATACACTGCAG GACCTCGACCCTTAGATGTATTTATCAAGGCCATGCCATACAGACTCTTTATGGGTATTGTGTTCATGTTGTGTGTATGGTGGGCAAACATTGTGCGTGGACCAGGCCAGGAGGCTTATCCCATTTATTTCTATGCCACAATACTACTGGTGTATGCAGTTCATCAG GTGTCCTTGTACTGTATGTTTGTGTCCGGCATGGCGTTCCATTCTCGCATCAGTGATCCTCGTGTAGGTGGAACATATTTAACTCTTCTCAACACAGCAGCCAATTTTGGTGGTAACTGGTGTCAAACACTTGCCTTGTGGATGGTTGATGGACTCACATGGACAACCTGTGTTGGTGCATCAATAACGGGGAATTGTAGTGGCAAAATCAACGCAAAG GCTTGCACAGATGCTGGCGGTGTTTGTGAGACTCTGATTGATGGTTATTATGTGGAGTCCATTATCTGTGTTGTTCTTGGTTTCCTTTGGCTGAGGTGGAAAGGGCAAAAAACACGATCACTTCAAGATTTACCAGAATCTGTTTGGAAATATCAGTAG